The Camelina sativa cultivar DH55 chromosome 18, Cs, whole genome shotgun sequence DNA window tcttttcatgaatATAATACCGCATGTTCTGGTTTTTTTAAGAACATGGAATGAGTCATCATAACattataaattcatttttcttcaatttataGCTTTTCATACGATTTCCTCGACACCTGCAAGGCAACAACGCAAACAAAAAGCAAAGAGGGGAAATTAACTTCTAGTGCAAGAAAAAACACTGTAAAGCAGTTTTCTTGAGGGATTACGTTACATACCCTACCAGGTGACAAATAGTAATAACGCTCGTTACTATGCGGAGAGAGCACGGGAGGAGGTTGTGACGGTGGAGAAGCGTGTAGTGCTGGCCGGAGAATCGGAGACTGACGGTAAGGTGAATTTATTGGTGACCGGAGCAGCTTAGAGATCATGATGCTCGGCGACAGAGGGCTTGAGCGATAGGGAGAGATAGGAGATGCCAGCTCCGAAGCCCAAGTGGCAGTTTCCGGCGAATTCCCCGATATTGGCATGTTTATTGTTATCCTATAGATGGAGAAAAATTCAAAGTCCAGTGAAAAAGACTGTAAATTGTAGTCTATTAATAAATGGTGATCATACCTTTTATGAAGTTCGATGTATTGGTCTGTCTCATCATATATTTCTTCCTTCAAGATTCATAAAATGGTTATTTCAGAAACATTCACAAATACAATATGTTAGTACTTCGTAAACTAATACTCATAATGATATGCTAATGACATCGATTACCTGTATCAGTTCCTCCATAACATCTTCCAGAGTTATAATCCCAATGACTTCTTCATTTTCATCAGCAATATTGTCAATGTATTGGACTGGACTTTGACAATTAGTTTCGCTGGAGTTCATCACAGGAACAACGTTGGCATCTTTATTAGGCGTTCCTGAAACAATACAAAAGAAGACATATGCATTCTCGTCTCAGTTCCTTTAtatgattttagattttatataactctctttatatatagaagTCTCTTTACCATTGATGCTCTTGTCATGGACAGGAGTGTTAGTATTAGTATAGTTCTTGGTCCCAACAACAGCAGCCATGTGGCTTCGACCCGTTTGGAAGATGTTGAGGATGTCGTATAAAGGTAAATTCGAATTGACCCTGCTTGcagattttgaagaaaaataagcTTTGATCTACCTAGCTTCAAAAACAGTTTAGTTAGAGGGTATACCTGGGCATTCTTCTGATAGGGAGATCTCTGATCTGTGTCTCGTCTTCAGGACGGACTTTGATCAAGTTCTTGAcctattcaaaccaaaaaaaaactcatttcaAAAATCATGTAAGTGTTTCTCAAGATTAATACCTGTAATAAATTTGTTGCACACTCACCAGAATATATCCGATGATAACACTACCATTGACAGAGTAAATTGGGATTCGGCTATGGCCTTCACTTGCTATCAATCCCATCGTCTTTCTATGAAGCCCAAAGAGAAGGATAAGAACAAAGAACTAAGTGGATATCTATTTCCAAAAAGCATAATTCCAAGAGAAGAACATACTCGTCGAGCCTAGAATTTATGT harbors:
- the LOC104761285 gene encoding DUF21 domain-containing protein At5g52790 isoform X1; translation: MIWRLRVDIRHQNCVLETDDKKFNCECKVAFAGLMSGLTLGLMSLSLVELEVMIKAGEPHERKNAEKILPLVKNQHLLLCTLLIGNALAMEALPVFVDSLLPAWGAVLISVTLILAFGEIIPQAVCSRYGLSIGAKLSVLVRLIIIIFFPLSYPISKLLDLLLGKRHSTLLGRAELKSLVYMHGNEAGKGGELTHDETTIISGALDMSQKSAKDAMTPVSELFSLDINSRLDEKTMGLIASEGHSRIPIYSVNGSVIIGYILVKNLIKVRPEDETQIRDLPIRRMPRVNSNLPLYDILNIFQTGRSHMAAVVGTKNYTNTNTPVHDKSINGTPNKDANVVPVMNSSETNCQSPVQYIDNIADENEEVIGIITLEDVMEELIQEEIYDETDQYIELHKRITINMPISGNSPETATWASELASPISPYRSSPLSPSIMISKLLRSPINSPYRQSPILRPALHASPPSQPPPVLSPHSNERYYYLSPGRVSRKSYEKL
- the LOC104761285 gene encoding DUF21 domain-containing protein At5g52790 isoform X2, giving the protein MIWRLRVDIRHQNCVLETDDKKFNCECKGLMSGLTLGLMSLSLVELEVMIKAGEPHERKNAEKILPLVKNQHLLLCTLLIGNALAMEALPVFVDSLLPAWGAVLISVTLILAFGEIIPQAVCSRYGLSIGAKLSVLVRLIIIIFFPLSYPISKLLDLLLGKRHSTLLGRAELKSLVYMHGNEAGKGGELTHDETTIISGALDMSQKSAKDAMTPVSELFSLDINSRLDEKTMGLIASEGHSRIPIYSVNGSVIIGYILVKNLIKVRPEDETQIRDLPIRRMPRVNSNLPLYDILNIFQTGRSHMAAVVGTKNYTNTNTPVHDKSINGTPNKDANVVPVMNSSETNCQSPVQYIDNIADENEEVIGIITLEDVMEELIQEEIYDETDQYIELHKRITINMPISGNSPETATWASELASPISPYRSSPLSPSIMISKLLRSPINSPYRQSPILRPALHASPPSQPPPVLSPHSNERYYYLSPGRVSRKSYEKL
- the LOC104761285 gene encoding DUF21 domain-containing protein At5g52790 isoform X5 — protein: MSGLTLGLMSLSLVELEVMIKAGEPHERKNAEKILPLVKNQHLLLCTLLIGNALAMEALPVFVDSLLPAWGAVLISVTLILAFGEIIPQAVCSRYGLSIGAKLSVLVRLIIIIFFPLSYPISKLLDLLLGKRHSTLLGRAELKSLVYMHGNEAGKGGELTHDETTIISGALDMSQKSAKDAMTPVSELFSLDINSRLDEKTMGLIASEGHSRIPIYSVNGSVIIGYILVKNLIKVRPEDETQIRDLPIRRMPRVNSNLPLYDILNIFQTGRSHMAAVVGTKNYTNTNTPVHDKSINGTPNKDANVVPVMNSSETNCQSPVQYIDNIADENEEVIGIITLEDVMEELIQEEIYDETDQYIELHKRITINMPISGNSPETATWASELASPISPYRSSPLSPSIMISKLLRSPINSPYRQSPILRPALHASPPSQPPPVLSPHSNERYYYLSPGRVSRKSYEKL
- the LOC104761285 gene encoding DUF21 domain-containing protein At5g52790 isoform X3; the encoded protein is MAANDVPCCETMFWVYLLVCVVLVAFAGLMSGLTLGLMSLSLVELEVMIKAGEPHERKNAEKILPLVKNQHLLLCTLLIGNALAMEALPVFVDSLLPAWGAVLISVTLILAFGEIIPQAVCSRYGLSIGAKLSVLVRLIIIIFFPLSYPISKLLDLLLGKRHSTLLGRAELKSLVYMHGNEAGKGGELTHDETTIISGALDMSQKSAKDAMTPVSELFSLDINSRLDEKTMGLIASEGHSRIPIYSVNGSVIIGYILVKNLIKVRPEDETQIRDLPIRRMPRVNSNLPLYDILNIFQTGRSHMAAVVGTKNYTNTNTPVHDKSINGTPNKDANVVPVMNSSETNCQSPVQYIDNIADENEEVIGIITLEDVMEELIQEEIYDETDQYIELHKRITINMPISGNSPETATWASELASPISPYRSSPLSPSIMISKLLRSPINSPYRQSPILRPALHASPPSQPPPVLSPHSNERYYYLSPGRVSRKSYEKL
- the LOC104761285 gene encoding DUF21 domain-containing protein At5g52790 isoform X4, giving the protein MIWRLRVDIRHQNCVLETDDKKFNCECKVAFAGLMSGLTLGLMSLSLVELEVMIKAGEPHERKNAEKILPLVKNQHLLLCTLLIGNALAMEALPVFVDSLLPAWGAVLISVTLILAFGEIIPQAVCSRYGLSIGAKLSVLVRLIIIIFFPLSYPISKLLDLLLGKRHSTLLGRAELKSLVYMHGNEAGKGGELTHDETTIISGALDMSQKSAKDAMTPVSELFSLDINSRLDEKTMGLIASEGHSRIPIYSVNGSVIIGYILVKNLIKVRPEDETQIRDLPIRRMPRVNSNLPLYDILNIFQTGRSHMAAVVGTKNYTNTNTPVHDKSINGTPNKDANVVPVMNSSETNCQSPVQYIDNIADENEEVIGIITLEDVMEELIQEEIYDETDQYIELHKRITINMPISGNSPETATWASELASPISPYRSSPLSPSIMISKLLRSPINSPYRQSPILRPALHASPPSQPPPVLSPHSNERYYYLSPGVEEIV